From the Babylonia areolata isolate BAREFJ2019XMU chromosome 15, ASM4173473v1, whole genome shotgun sequence genome, one window contains:
- the LOC143290136 gene encoding EGF-like domain-containing protein 2 yields MATLTWKAVLMVLLFRATYSAFNCNRPGSKCVHGSCDYNNVCSCYRGYTGFLCDMETAKLAGSCPRNFKCKSGKCTKDARGKINGCHCDYDFYGPACDKPRYTMECYYDRMMMGLNPVGFRGHIRYIDKLTSSACDLKTLAQNKAAGVKDFDSVDWQGYGIVAVHKKDSCNGDAAYSTTHGFDIYTRKLVVQYYNRVYVSLDEIVTFICAVEKNNPVNVMKSVFTAPLEEGFLDKASVRGVGTHFVFSLHKSSDDGQIGDGDTLGVGALVFLKVKIREHSPFATLIIESCSADDGEGGNQTTYTFHDQGCPVAPVGQWIMKPNAKEFQLYFKIFRFEETNQLRITCVVRGCTSWDSPSCSISQCSHVDRRKREAKAHSAHDRRKLRQRRKRRQLRAARAAGDPKKASIILPDKEGGATKVNKLNSSEVIRLTVVITDKKKKGQQQQGVMVREVAAPNFQACTLSFEFWTVMISMTVVVVALTASTVSCALKRRKLKNRRKRKNEKTIKMALNNMKRMQMSSLPWSMYNR; encoded by the exons CCTACTCGGCGTTCAACTGCAATCGTCCAGGGTCCAAGTGTGTGCACGGGAGCTGTGACTACAACAACGTGTGTTCGTGCTACAGAGGTTACACGGGCTTTCTGTGTGACAtggaaacag ccaAGCTGGCCGGTAGCTGCCCGCGGAACTTCAAGTGTAAGAGTGGCAAGTGCACCAAGGACGCCAGAGGGAAGATCAATGGCTGCCACTGCGACTACGACTTCTACGGTCCTGCCTGCGACAAGCCCAGAT ACACGATGGAGTGTTACTATGACCGGATGATGATGGGGCTCAATCCTGTGGGCTTCAGAGGTCACATCCGCTACATCGACAAGCTGACCAGCTCGGCCTGTGACCTCAAGACCTTGGCCCAGAACAAGGCCGCCGGGGTCAAGGACTTTGACAGTGTGGACTGGCAAGGCTACGGCATTGTGGCCGTACACAAAAAGGACAGCTGTAATGGAGATGCTGCTTACTCTACCACG CACGGCTTCGACATCTACACCCGGAAGCTGGTGGTGCAGTACTATAACCGGGTGTACGTCAGCCTGGATGAGATCGTCACCTTCATCTGTGCCGTGGAGAAGAACAACCCCGTCAATGTCATGAAGAGTGTCTTCACCGCGCCGCTGGAGGAGGG GTTCCTGGACAAGGCGTCAGTGCGTGGTGTGGGCACGCACTTTGTCTTCTCGCTGCACAAGTCCTCTGACGATGGCCAGATCGGGGACGGGGACACACTTGGCGTGGGGGCGCTGGTCTTCCTCAAGGTCAAGATCCGGGAGCACAGCC CATTCGCCACGCTCATCATCGAGAGCTGCTCGGCAGATGACGGGGAAGGCGGAAACCAGACCACCTACACTTTCCATGACCAAGG GTGCCCGGTGGCCCCGGTGGGGCAGTGGATAATGAAGCCCAACGCCAAAGAATTCCAGCTCTACTTCAAAATCTTCCGCTTCGAGGAGACCAACCAGCTCCGTATCACCTGTGTCGTCCGTGGCTGCACCAGCTGGGATTCTCCGTCCTGTAGCATC AGTCAGTGCAGTCACGTCGACCGCCGGAAGCGAGAAGCCAAAGCGCACAGTGCGCATGACAGGCGGAAGTTGCGTCAGAGACGGAAGAGGCGGCAGCTGCGCGCGGCGCGAGCGGCGGGGGACCCGAAGAAGGCGAGCATCATTCTGCCGGACAAGGAGGGAGGGGCCACCAAGGTGAACAAGCTCAACTCCAGTGAAGTGATCCGGCTGACTGTCGTCATCaccgacaagaagaagaagggacagcAACAGCAAG GTGTGATGGTGCGAGAGGTGGCCGCTCCAAATTTCCAGGCCTGCACCTTGTCTTTTGAGTTCTGGACAGTTATGATCA gcatgacagtggtggtggtggcactgaCAGCGAGCACCGTGTCGTGCGCCCTCAAACGCCGGAAGCTGAAGAACCGGCGGAAGCGGAAGAACGAGAAGACCATCAAGATGGCGCTCAACAACATGAAACGGATGCAGATGTCTTCCCTCCCTTGGTCCATGTACAACCGATGA